The genome window AATAATGGTATCAATTTCTGCGATACGTTCGCTGTCCCAATTTGGCGTTTTATCAATGTACTCTTTAGCCAGCTCAGATTCATTCAGAACTGTTTTTCTAAATAAATCTTTAACATAAGCTTTATCTTCGTTGTCTTTGTATAATTTTGGAACTCTAAAATTATCATCTTCGCCTTGTGTTATTCCTTTTAACTGCTTAACGATAAAAGTGTTCACCAATGGAATATCATCAATCCATGTTAACTTATCATCTTCCAGATAATCGTATAATTTTTCATTTGGAACAATAATATCCGAAAATACATCTACAATAAAAGCTTTATCTTCCTCAAAAGTATTCACCCTGTTAGTCATGTATTTAGCATACAATTCACTCTCCTTGATAGCATTAAGAAGCAGAATGATATAATCGTCATTCAGCGTCCAATTGTTTATTGAACGGTTTTCTAAAGCAATGCTAAGAGAATTATTTTCGGCAAGAATCTGAAAAATACTGTTCTTAATGAATTTTTCATTTGGATTGCGCTCTTCTTTGGTAGCCAAATGTTTCTGGCTTGACAGATGTAAAAAAACAGTTTCTTTTTTACAGATCTCTATCAGTGAAGAAAGCATGGTAAGGTATAAATCTTGAATGGCGTCAATACTATGCATAAGGAATTTTTCCTCTTTTTCTAAATTATCAGAACCATTTTGATGCATTGCATAAATGGATTGCATGACTTTAACGCGGATGTGTCTTCTGTTTACCACCTTGTAAGAACTTTTAAAATTAGGTCTGCAAAATTAATACTTTCTTGTCTTAAATGAAAATTTATAGTCTTTTAATTTCAGTACAGCTATTTTAGATTTTAAAACCTTTAAAGAAAAATGCCACTCATTCACAGATTAAAAATAAATCAGTGAATGAGTGGCAAAAATTTGTTTTAAAATATTATTTTGCGTTTTCTATTTTTCTCAAATCAATGCGGTTTTGAGCAATAGTCAAAGCGGCCTGGTGAGTTGTAATACTATTTGCAACGGCATAATCAAAGATTTCCAATGTAGTATTGTAAATATTTTCAGTTTTACGCATAATTTCGGCTTTGTCATAATGTTCTAATTCAGCATAAACATTGATAATACCTCCTGCATTAATCAGGAAATCCGGAGCATAAAGAATACCTCTTTCCTGCAGAATCAATCCGTGAGTATTTTCGTTTGCCAATTGATTATTAGCCGCACCGGCAATCACTTTTGCTTTAATTTTATTTACGGTATTCTCGTTGATAGTTGCCCCCATTGCACAAGGCGCATAAATATCAACATCTGCAGTGTACAAATCCTCTCCGGTAAATATCTGAGCATTATATTTAGCAGCTACCTGATATAATTTTTCTTCATTGATATCAGTAATAAAAACCTGCGCTCCTTCTTTTGTCAAATATTCAACCAAAGTTTCTCCTACGTGTCCAATTCCTTGAACCAATATTTTTTTCCCTTCTAATTTTTCGGAATCAAACTGCTGTTTTGCGGCTGCTTTCATCCCCATGTACACCCCAAAAGCGGTAACAGGTGATGGATTTCCAGATCCGCCTCTTTCTTCGGAAATACCGGTGACATACGGAGTCACATCTCTTACAATATCCATATCGGCAGTTTCCATTCCAACATCTTCTGCAGTAATATATCTTCCGCTCAGCGAGTGTACAAACTCACCAAATTTACGCATCAATTCAGGTGTTTTCTGCGTTTTGGCATCACCAATAATTACTGCTTTACCGCCGCCAATATTTAATCCGGTAATGGCAGCTTTATAAGTCATACCTCTCGAAAGACGCAGCACATCATTCAAAGCTTCCCATTCATTAGCATAATTAAACATTCGTGTTCCTCCCAAAGCCGGTCCCATAACCGAATTATGAATACCTATAATTGCTTTTAATCCTGTATCTTTGTCATTGCAGAAAACAATTTGCTCATGACCGTTAAAAGACAATTGTCCAAAAACAGGATCCATTTTTTGAAGATCTTTACCAGTTGTAACAGTAGCATTCATAATACTATTTTTATTAGTTAAAAAATACGAATTTATCAAAAAGACACTTCAAACATACGTAAAAAATAAATATACATCAATAAATTTACTTAAAAATAAATATTTATTAATAATAATTGAAAATATTTATTTTAATATAATTGTTAAAATTTAGACATTAAACAAAAAACAAAATTAATTCCATACTGAATCCTCATAAAATGAAAGAATTACGCTATTTAAATAAATATTTTATCAAATATAAATTCAGCTTCTTACTTGGTATAATTATCACCATAATCGCACAAATATTTTCTTTATTTACTCCAAAACTCATTAGTAAATCATTTAATGAAATTGAAGCTTTTGCCAAAAGCAATGCTTCCGATACCAGCGTTATCAGCCAGCAGCTGATTTCTAATATTTTATTAATTATTGCTACTACAATCGTTGCAGGATTTTTAACTTTTCTGATGAGACAGACACTAATCGTAATGTCCCGCCATATTGAATTTGACTTAAAAAATGAAGTTTTTCATCAATACGAAAGACTTTCCCAAAACTTCTATAAACAGAACAGAACTGGTGATTTAATGAACAGAATCAGTGAGGATGTTTCCAAAGTCAGAATGTATGTTGGACCAGCTGTTATGTATTCAATAAACACCTTTATCCGCTTTGCGATTGTGATTGGCTATATGTATAATGTTTCGCCAAGATTAACTCTTTACACAATACTGCCATTGCCAATATTGTCGTACTGCATTTTTAAATTAAGTTCTGAAATCAATAAACGTTCGACCACTTTCCAGCAGTATTTATCAAAAGTATCCAGTTATACCCAAGAAGTTTTCTCAGGAATCAGAGTTATAAAAGCATATTCATTAGAAAATCAGCATCAGGACAACATTGCCGATCTGGCTAATGAAAGCAAAAGCAAAAGTTTGAGTCTTGCCAAAGTACAGGCTCTTTTTGGCCCACTAATGATTGCATTGATTGGTGTGAGTAACTTGGTGGTGATTTATTTTGGAGGTTTAATGTACATAAACGGCACCATCAAAAGCATAGGAACTATTGCAGAATTTATCTTGTATGTCAACATGCTGACTTGGCCGGTTGCTTCATTAGGATGGGTTTCCTCTATGGTTCAGGAAGCAGAAGCTTCACAAAAAAGACTCAATGAGTTCTTGAAAATAGTCCCCGAAATACAGAACAAAAACCCAAACAGTTCAAAAATAGAAGGAAATATTGCATTCAGTAATGTAAGTTTTACTTATGAAGATACAAATATAAAAGCGCTTCAAAATGTATCTTTCACAGTAAACAAAGGAGAAACTTTGGCGATTTTAGGGAAAACCGGTTCCGGAAAATCAACAATTCTAGCGTTGCTTTCTCGCCTCTATGATGTCACAAGCG of Flavobacterium marginilacus contains these proteins:
- the nusB gene encoding transcription antitermination factor NusB, which gives rise to MQSIYAMHQNGSDNLEKEEKFLMHSIDAIQDLYLTMLSSLIEICKKETVFLHLSSQKHLATKEERNPNEKFIKNSIFQILAENNSLSIALENRSINNWTLNDDYIILLLNAIKESELYAKYMTNRVNTFEEDKAFIVDVFSDIIVPNEKLYDYLEDDKLTWIDDIPLVNTFIVKQLKGITQGEDDNFRVPKLYKDNEDKAYVKDLFRKTVLNESELAKEYIDKTPNWDSERIAEIDTIILKMAICEFLKFPSIPVKVTLNEYLELAKEYSTPKSSIFINGILDNLVKELEGNKRIVKIGRGLM
- a CDS encoding Glu/Leu/Phe/Val family dehydrogenase, which translates into the protein MNATVTTGKDLQKMDPVFGQLSFNGHEQIVFCNDKDTGLKAIIGIHNSVMGPALGGTRMFNYANEWEALNDVLRLSRGMTYKAAITGLNIGGGKAVIIGDAKTQKTPELMRKFGEFVHSLSGRYITAEDVGMETADMDIVRDVTPYVTGISEERGGSGNPSPVTAFGVYMGMKAAAKQQFDSEKLEGKKILVQGIGHVGETLVEYLTKEGAQVFITDINEEKLYQVAAKYNAQIFTGEDLYTADVDIYAPCAMGATINENTVNKIKAKVIAGAANNQLANENTHGLILQERGILYAPDFLINAGGIINVYAELEHYDKAEIMRKTENIYNTTLEIFDYAVANSITTHQAALTIAQNRIDLRKIENAK
- a CDS encoding ABC transporter ATP-binding protein; translation: MKELRYLNKYFIKYKFSFLLGIIITIIAQIFSLFTPKLISKSFNEIEAFAKSNASDTSVISQQLISNILLIIATTIVAGFLTFLMRQTLIVMSRHIEFDLKNEVFHQYERLSQNFYKQNRTGDLMNRISEDVSKVRMYVGPAVMYSINTFIRFAIVIGYMYNVSPRLTLYTILPLPILSYCIFKLSSEINKRSTTFQQYLSKVSSYTQEVFSGIRVIKAYSLENQHQDNIADLANESKSKSLSLAKVQALFGPLMIALIGVSNLVVIYFGGLMYINGTIKSIGTIAEFILYVNMLTWPVASLGWVSSMVQEAEASQKRLNEFLKIVPEIQNKNPNSSKIEGNIAFSNVSFTYEDTNIKALQNVSFTVNKGETLAILGKTGSGKSTILALLSRLYDVTSGQILIDNNEISQVNLFDLRNNIGAVPQDAFLFSDTIKNNIKFGKEDASDNEVESAAKSAAVHDNITGFKNGYDTILGERGITLSGGQKQRVSIARAIIKNPPILLFDDCLSAVDTETEETILNNLFEICRNKTTIIISHRVSSAKNADKIIILDEGRIIEQGTHNQLINLEGYYASLYLKQLSEKELL